A stretch of Mya arenaria isolate MELC-2E11 chromosome 14, ASM2691426v1 DNA encodes these proteins:
- the LOC128218575 gene encoding uncharacterized protein LOC128218575, which produces MNRPTKRPSLNGEDLAKPASLLPVKALRDLGRMLHQPLHMSGTWEMVAEELGYGVQDIQQFATSASVQQERFPGEQMLQHWAAQGAGRTLFVLHTVLHNAGMHECVEYLEKEIYNGVVTMSLMVCIRHDDSNCTEHINVRTRSDSTILDSLRNDLAQPIDVCYRLLDSGVSWTGTLSRELKGRQLMLLKLSSSSPTEQDPTIGSSIDVLKIIRKPRSLNTSGSESFQSTSQASNVIFETTRFPYNDPMTFKPTVVSSQCPAPINTVVQVGNERSNSSENNSAINEEGSKTMATYYRSVTRTLPLPTQLVSTATSPGLRNGESSTYDCDSNKTLQNEPMQTWINRSDKCLDTDNIQGIQRVSTHGHWKSYSEISMCSSTKKGTLERNIYSGILSPIKRSSIGSKAESINKVSMNIPVSSMEHPNKTVTALAENSKEPQMDTEENNFNEASFTRTHFNDTQGEPYINKDKVENSRVMHNEVLSLSDNECEYVTYSDFTKAYKGKDNAVGSEYSDWECNSFADDMSAGIGDVTFLPSDVNFDIGIHVEKEDNEIDSDNCDATSDIDTSSITYLKSVAQKEIQDHANGLYQKRSESGFVNEGVIKKEERNDDNDYPSSDSSNFQFASSCNLNSLQSYHLQTIDDCGKTIPTHLESDRYPEINTNRNGCTNSTSMSELCGLRRNVPGRLNRKTKGFRNRNTMCGGYLGKAETKQSYEVLRRFQSCPTESVYIDSTTADVDTIADVFSIVASTTPANESLPVDSNSDTDSFDVFVPKRRTFPKATLDRSNDKVKRTRHTLSPSNQPRVSFDINTPSETERLPKSIAMESCDETGHTATFVAANACRNNSKTDSRDGDLAYLGKPSTLQNFPEFQNVSLNSRSSLSTGSEHSSDRGDNWRPRLPLRNSATLRPSFVEPARAVPAGRSSKSLDHLLKGDNLFDHYNTRLRSYPGWSPKETDFTVERTMSSVRQLDSYFILWYSRLKKNLIITVTSVGQILHTRVHTKIVEGDRLMYYVTKDKMFNHVIHLLEHVTMHGLRSHGENRRSGSRNSRFTVLLKRPVEVCYNSKTISV; this is translated from the exons ATGAACAGGCCGACGAAAAGACCCAGCCTGAACGGCGAGGACCTAGCCAAGCCAGCATCCCTGCTTCCTGTTAAG GCGCTGCGGGATCTGGGTAGGATGTTGCACCAGCCGCTGCACATGAGCGGTACCTGGGAGATGGTGGCGGAGGAACTAGGATACGGCGTGCAAGACATCCAACAATTCGCCACGTCCGCTTCCGTCCAGCAG GAGAGGTTCCCGGGAGAGCAAATGTTGCAGCACTGGGCGGCCCAGGGCGCCGGGCGGACATTGTTCGTCCTCCACACTGTACTTCATAACGCTGGCATGCACGAGTGTGTCGAGTACCTGGAGAAAGAGATCTACA ATGGTGTTGTGACAATGTCGCTGATGGTTTGCATTCGTCACGATGATTCGAACTGTACGGAACACATTAATGTTCGGACACGCTCCGACTCGACAATCCTCGATAGTTTACGGAACGATCTAGCTCAGCCAATAGACGTCTGCTATCGTCTCCTCGACTCCGGAGTTTCATGGACCGGGACGCTTTCTAGAGAATTAAAG ggTCGACAACTTATGCTGCTGAAGCTGTCCTCGTCTTCTCCCACTGAACAAGACCCGACTATCGGTTCTAGCATCGACGTGTTAAAAATTATAAGAAAACCCAGATCGCTAAATACCAGCGGTTCGGAAAGCTTCCAGTCGACAAGTCAAGCTTCTAACGTCATATTTGAAACTACACGATTCCCGTATAACGACCCAATGACTTTTAAGCCAACTGTTGTAAGTAGTCAATGTCCGGCACCAATCAACACGGTTGTACAAGTCGGAAATGAAAGAAGTAACTCTTCAGAAAATAACAGTGCCATTAACGAGGAGGGATCAAAAACAATGGCCACTTATTACAGATCAGTTACAAGAACACTACCGTTACCAACACAATTGGTTTCAACTGCAACAAGTCCGGGATTACGTAATGGTGAATCGTCCACGTACGATTGCGATTCTAATAAAACGTTACAAAATGAGCCGATGCAAACCTGGATTAACCGCAGTGACAAATGCCTTGATACTGACAACATTCAGGGTATTCAGAGAGTTAGTACACACGGACACTGGAAATCGTATTCTGAGATAAGTATGTGCTCGTCAACAAAGAAGGGCACACTTGAACGTAACATTTATAGTGGCATACTCTCTCCTATTAAAAGATCTTCAATTGGTTCTAAAGCAGAATCAATAAACAAAGTGTCAATGAACATTCCAGTGTCTTCAATGGAACATCCAAACAAAACGGTCACTGCCTTAGCTGAAAATTCCAAGGAACCTCAAATGGATACTGAAGAGAATAATTTTAATGAAGCATCGTTTACTAGAACACACTTTAATGACACACAAGGGGAACCTTACATAAATAAAGATAAGGTAGAAAACTCACGAGTTATGCACAATGAAGTTCTGAGTTTGTCTGACAATGAGTGTGAATATGTTACTTACAGCGATTTTACTAAGGCATATAAAGGTAAAGATAATGCTGTAGGTAGTGAGTACTCAGACTGGGAATGCAATTCCTTCGCTGATGATATGTCAGCAGGAATAGGTGATGTTACTTTCTTGCCATCTGATGTGAACTTCGACATAGGGATACACGTTGAGAAAGAAGATAATGAGATCGACAGTGACAATTGTGATGCTACAAGTGATATCGATACGAGTTCCATAACTTACCTTAAATCGGTCGCGCAAAAAGAAATACAGGACCACGCGAATGGGTTATATCAGAAGAGGTCTGAGTCTGGTTTTGTAAATGAAGGCGTGATTAAGAAAGAAGAACGTAATGATGACAATGATTATCCTTCTTCTGATTCGTCTAATTTTCAATTTGCCTCCAGTTGTAATTTGAATTCTTTGCAGAGTTATCACCTTCAAACAATTGATGATTGTGGAAAGACAATTCCGACGCATTTAGAAAGTGATAGATACCcagaaataaacacaaatcGCAATGGCTGTACAAATTCTACCAGTATGTCTGAGTTGTGTGGTTTAAGGCGAAACGTGCCTGGAAGGTTAAATCGAAAGACGAAAGGATTCCGAAACAGGAATACAATGTGTGGAGGCTATTTGGGAAAAGCAGAAACGAAACAATCATATGAAGTTCTCAGGAGATTTCAATCTTGTCCCACCGAAAGTGTATACATAGATTCCACAACAGCGGACGTTGATACCATTGCCGATGTTTTCTCAATTGTTGCATCAACAACACCTGCCAATGAATCGCTACCGGTAGATTCGAATTCAGACACTGACAGTTTTGACGTTTTTGTTCCAAAAAGACGAACCTTTCCGAAGGCAACGTTGGATAGGTCGAATGATAAAGTCAAACGAACGAGACATACCTTATCGCCAAGCAATCAACCGCGTGTATCCTTTGACATTAACACACCAAGTGAAACGGAAAGACTACCAAAAAGTATTGCAATGGAGTCTTGTGACGAAACCGGTCATACAGCGACGTTTGTTGCAGCAAACGCTTGCAGAAACAATTCGAAAACCGATTCAAGGGATGGTGATTTGGCATATCTTGGCAAACCTTCTACCTTACAGAATTTCCCAGAATTCCAAAATGTGTCCCTCAACTCGCGGTCATCTTTATCTACCGGAAGCGAGCACAGCTCAGATAGGGGAGATAACTGGAGACCACGACTTCCGTTGAGAAATTCTGCGACACTAAGACCTTCGTTTGTTG AGCCAGCTCGGGCAGTGCCGGCAGGCCGTTCCAGTAAAAGCTTGGACCACCTACtcaagggagacaacttgtTTGACCACTATAACACTCGCCTCCGATCGTATCCCGGCTGGAGCCCCAAGGAAACGGACTTCACG GTCGAGAGGACAATGTCCAGTGTGAGGCAGCTGGACAGTTATTTCATCCTCTGGTACTCACGCCTGAAGAAAAACCTTATCATCACCGTCAC TTCTGTAGGACAGATTCTTCACACGCGGGTTCATACCAAGATTGTAGAAGGCGATCGGTTGATGTATTACGTCACCAAAGACAAGATGTTTAATCACGTGATTCACCTCCTGGAACACGTGACTATGCATGGCCTGCGTTCGCATGGCGAAAACCGGAGGTCAGGGTCAAGGAATTCTCGTTTCACCGTGTTACTCAAGCGTCCAGTAGAAGTTTGCTACAATTCCAAAACAATATCTGTTTAA